A region of Micromonospora sp. WMMD882 DNA encodes the following proteins:
- a CDS encoding DUF4349 domain-containing protein, whose protein sequence is MVDIGRRRWGAAALTLGLAAALAVSGCSSSDSGGDENAADAPANVPPAAAPEQGDADQGGDAAATQRGGAGADLRVDQRAIVYRGSIMVEVKDVDQAAREVTALATAVGGFVGGDQRRTVDSDARAELELRVPAAKFTGAVDEVAKLGRQQRREIHTEDVTEETVDLDARIVTQRARVDNARRLLSRATSIGDLVSLENELGRREADLASLEAKKRRLADLTALSTLTVTLVGPNARPVETGESGFWAGLTESWRVFLESVTVLVTLIGALLPWLVAFGLPAWLAWRLLRRRRRPTSPAPTAGPLPRPRVGPMPPAPAGGPGPYPSADGPGDPSGPVRPAGGPTGTPTGQPTSATPTGTAPGVSGPPPAPGARSAP, encoded by the coding sequence ATGGTCGACATCGGACGCCGCCGCTGGGGTGCGGCGGCTCTCACGTTGGGGCTGGCCGCGGCGCTCGCCGTCAGCGGATGCAGCAGCAGCGACTCGGGCGGCGACGAGAACGCGGCCGACGCCCCGGCGAACGTGCCCCCGGCCGCCGCGCCGGAGCAGGGCGACGCCGACCAGGGTGGGGACGCCGCCGCCACGCAGCGTGGCGGGGCCGGCGCGGACCTGCGGGTGGACCAGCGGGCCATCGTCTACCGCGGGTCGATCATGGTCGAGGTGAAGGACGTCGACCAGGCGGCCCGGGAGGTGACCGCGTTGGCCACCGCTGTCGGCGGGTTCGTCGGCGGCGACCAGCGGCGCACCGTCGACTCCGACGCCCGCGCCGAGCTGGAGCTGCGGGTGCCGGCGGCGAAGTTCACCGGCGCGGTCGACGAGGTCGCGAAGCTGGGCCGCCAGCAACGACGGGAGATCCATACCGAGGACGTCACCGAGGAGACCGTCGACCTGGACGCCCGGATCGTCACCCAGCGGGCCCGGGTGGACAACGCCCGCCGGCTGCTGTCCCGGGCCACCTCCATCGGCGACCTGGTGTCGCTGGAGAACGAGCTGGGCCGCCGCGAGGCCGACCTGGCCTCGCTGGAGGCGAAGAAGCGCCGGCTGGCCGACCTGACCGCGCTCTCCACGCTCACCGTGACGCTGGTCGGGCCGAACGCCCGGCCGGTGGAGACCGGGGAGAGCGGCTTCTGGGCCGGGCTGACCGAAAGCTGGCGGGTCTTCCTGGAGTCGGTCACCGTGCTGGTCACCCTGATCGGGGCGCTGCTGCCGTGGCTGGTCGCGTTCGGCCTGCCGGCCTGGCTGGCCTGGCGGCTGCTGCGCCGCCGCCGGCGTCCCACGTCACCGGCCCCCACCGCCGGGCCGCTGCCGCGCCCGCGCGTCGGGCCGATGCCGCCGGCCCCCGCCGGTGGGCCCGGACCCTACCCGTCCGCTGACGGGCCCGGTGACCCGTCGGGCCCGGTCCGGCCCGCCGGTGGACCCACGGGCACGCCCACGGGTCAGCCGACGTCGGCCACCCCCACCGGGACCGCGCCCGGGGTCAGCGGACCGCCGCCAGCGCCCGGAGCGCGGTCTGCACCATGA
- a CDS encoding ABC transporter permease encodes MKLARDTWLIFQRQLKLLLRNPVWVFVGVFQPVMYLLLFAPLLKPALNAPTQAEAYKIFVPGLLVLLAIFGGLFQGFGLLAELRAGVIERSRVTPVSRLALLLGRSLRDVVSLLTQAVIITLLALAFGLRVILGDLLLAYLMLALIALMTSALSYGVALKVRSEEALAPLMNTVAQPVLLLSGILLPLTFAPGWLQGVARWNPFAWAVDGTRALFAGDLANDRIWQGLGIIAVLTLLAVFWSARAFARSVR; translated from the coding sequence GTGAAACTTGCCCGCGACACCTGGCTGATCTTCCAACGCCAACTCAAACTGCTGCTGCGCAACCCGGTCTGGGTCTTCGTCGGCGTCTTCCAGCCGGTGATGTACCTGCTCCTGTTCGCCCCCCTGCTCAAACCGGCCCTCAACGCCCCCACCCAGGCGGAGGCGTACAAGATCTTCGTACCCGGCCTGCTGGTGCTGCTCGCCATCTTCGGCGGTCTCTTCCAGGGCTTCGGCCTGCTCGCCGAACTCCGCGCCGGAGTGATCGAACGCTCCCGGGTCACCCCGGTCAGCCGGCTCGCCCTGCTGCTCGGCCGTTCCCTGCGCGACGTGGTGTCGCTGCTGACCCAGGCGGTCATCATCACCCTGCTGGCGCTCGCCTTCGGGCTGCGGGTGATCCTCGGCGACCTGCTGCTGGCGTACCTGATGCTCGCCCTGATCGCGCTGATGACCTCGGCCCTGTCGTACGGGGTGGCGCTGAAGGTCCGCAGCGAGGAGGCCCTCGCGCCGCTGATGAACACGGTGGCCCAGCCGGTGCTGCTGCTCTCCGGGATCCTGCTGCCGCTCACCTTCGCCCCCGGCTGGTTGCAGGGGGTGGCCCGGTGGAACCCGTTCGCCTGGGCGGTCGACGGCACCCGAGCCCTCTTCGCCGGTGATCTCGCCAACGACCGGATCTGGCAGGGCCTCGGCATCATCGCCGTGCTCACCCTGCTCGCCGTCTTCTGGTCCGCCCGCGCCTTCGCCCGCAGCGTCCGCTGA
- a CDS encoding gamma-glutamylcyclotransferase, with the protein MRHYAAYGSNLDPARMRAYCPHSPMVGVGWLEGWRLTFAGEGEIGWEGAVSTIVESPGDRVFVALYDIHPFDAAHLDEMEGVVAGTYRKLHVRVSTLDGDVTAWVYVFAGYEGGLPTAWYLSEIATAAEKAGAPDDYVMELRSRPTGTASA; encoded by the coding sequence GTGCGTCATTACGCCGCCTACGGCTCAAACCTGGACCCCGCCCGGATGCGCGCCTACTGCCCGCACTCGCCGATGGTCGGTGTCGGCTGGCTGGAAGGCTGGCGGCTGACCTTCGCCGGCGAGGGCGAGATCGGCTGGGAGGGCGCGGTCAGCACCATCGTCGAGTCCCCCGGCGACCGGGTGTTCGTGGCGCTCTACGACATCCACCCCTTCGACGCCGCCCACCTCGACGAGATGGAGGGGGTGGTCGCCGGCACGTACCGCAAGCTGCACGTGCGGGTCTCGACCCTGGACGGCGACGTGACCGCCTGGGTCTACGTCTTCGCCGGGTACGAGGGCGGGCTGCCGACCGCGTGGTACCTCTCCGAGATCGCCACCGCGGCCGAGAAGGCGGGCGCGCCCGACGACTACGTCATGGAGCTGCGGTCCCGGCCCACCGGCACCGCGTCCGCGTAG
- a CDS encoding ATP-binding cassette domain-containing protein: MIKTRGLRKSFRSRAGRKAGTVDAVRGVDLDVAEGEIFGFLGPNGAGKTTTLRMLATLIEPDGGEATVAGADLRADPAGVRRRIGYVPQGGSSWDESTAREELVLQARMYGLGKAEAQRRAVHALDAFQLTEYADRRCKTYSGGQRRRVEIALGIIHEPRLVFLDEPTTGLDPQSRAHMWDEIRRLRGEGMTVFITTHYLDEADALCDRIAIMDHGEIVTEGTPAELKREISGDVVMVGLDPANTDAAHRLFDGEVYVNRLEPLDEGGLRLWVDDGATTVPQIMRRLDRADLNLRSIELHRPSLDDVFLTKTGRSLRES, from the coding sequence ATGATCAAAACCAGGGGGCTGCGGAAGTCGTTCCGCTCCCGCGCCGGCCGGAAGGCCGGCACCGTCGACGCGGTCCGGGGCGTCGACCTCGACGTCGCCGAAGGGGAGATCTTTGGCTTCCTCGGCCCGAACGGCGCCGGCAAGACCACCACGCTGCGGATGCTCGCCACCCTCATCGAGCCGGACGGCGGCGAGGCCACCGTCGCCGGCGCGGACCTGCGCGCCGACCCCGCCGGGGTGCGCCGCCGCATCGGGTACGTCCCGCAGGGCGGCAGCAGTTGGGACGAGTCCACCGCCCGCGAGGAACTCGTGCTCCAGGCCCGGATGTACGGGCTCGGCAAGGCCGAGGCGCAGCGCCGCGCCGTCCACGCCCTGGACGCCTTCCAACTCACCGAGTACGCCGACCGCCGGTGCAAGACCTACTCCGGCGGTCAGCGGCGGCGCGTCGAGATCGCCCTCGGCATCATCCACGAGCCGAGACTGGTCTTCCTGGACGAGCCCACCACCGGCCTCGACCCGCAGAGCCGCGCGCACATGTGGGACGAGATCCGCCGGCTGCGCGGCGAGGGCATGACCGTCTTCATCACCACCCACTACCTCGACGAGGCCGACGCCCTCTGCGACCGCATCGCGATCATGGACCACGGCGAGATCGTCACCGAGGGCACGCCCGCCGAGCTGAAACGGGAGATCTCCGGGGACGTCGTGATGGTCGGCCTCGACCCGGCGAACACCGACGCCGCGCACCGCCTCTTCGACGGCGAGGTCTACGTCAACCGGCTGGAGCCCCTCGACGAGGGCGGCCTGCGCCTCTGGGTCGACGACGGCGCCACCACCGTCCCGCAGATCATGCGCCGGCTCGACCGCGCCGACCTGAACCTGCGGTCGATCGAGCTGCACCGGCCCAGCCTCGACGACGTCTTCCTCACCAAGACCGGCCGCTCGCTGCGCGAGTCCTGA
- a CDS encoding DedA family protein, with the protein MTPDLLHHVASPQWAYVLLLALLAVDAFVPVVPSQAVMITGGALTVYGELSLPLTIGVGAAGVFLGDLACYLLGRRAPGWGPPRQRRPGRARRAAGRVTRGLRRPGPLVILLCRFVPGGRMAACFSAGRSRYPYRLFLGYETLAALGWAGYGGLVGRLGGEALTRSAWSLALVVVGAAAGFAAGGWALNRVAARHAGKSQATTTE; encoded by the coding sequence GTGACGCCCGACCTTCTCCACCACGTGGCGTCACCCCAGTGGGCGTACGTGCTCCTGCTCGCGCTGCTGGCCGTGGACGCCTTCGTGCCGGTGGTCCCCTCCCAGGCCGTGATGATCACCGGTGGGGCGTTGACCGTGTACGGCGAGCTGAGCCTGCCGCTGACCATCGGCGTCGGCGCGGCCGGCGTGTTCCTGGGTGACCTGGCCTGCTACCTGCTCGGCCGGCGGGCCCCCGGGTGGGGGCCGCCCCGCCAGCGGAGGCCGGGCCGGGCCCGGCGCGCCGCCGGGCGGGTCACCCGGGGGCTGCGCCGACCCGGGCCGCTGGTGATCCTGCTCTGCCGGTTCGTGCCGGGCGGCCGGATGGCGGCCTGCTTCTCCGCCGGTCGCAGCCGCTACCCGTACCGGTTGTTCCTCGGGTACGAGACGCTCGCCGCGCTCGGCTGGGCCGGCTACGGCGGGCTGGTCGGCCGGTTGGGCGGCGAGGCGCTGACCCGGTCGGCGTGGTCGCTGGCGCTGGTCGTGGTCGGGGCGGCGGCCGGGTTCGCGGCCGGCGGCTGGGCGCTGAACCGGGTCGCCGCCCGCCACGCCGGCAAGAGCCAGGCCACCACCACCGAGTGA
- a CDS encoding O-methyltransferase, with product MSVKSLPLTDELHAYLVAHGSPPDEVVRDLVAETRAALPAEARMQVAPEQAAFLTFLTRLLGVRQAVEVGTFTGLSALAVARGLAEGGRLTCFDISEEYTSVARRYWARAGVADRIELRIGPAAEGLHDLPHERYLDFAFVDADKTGYPVYWAELVPRMRPGGVIAVDNVLRGGRVLAPQSAEDRAIVAFNDEVLADVRVEAVMLPVADGLTLARVR from the coding sequence ATGAGTGTGAAGTCGCTGCCGCTGACCGACGAACTGCACGCCTACCTGGTGGCCCACGGCAGCCCGCCGGACGAGGTCGTCCGTGATCTGGTGGCGGAGACCCGGGCCGCGTTGCCGGCGGAGGCGCGCATGCAGGTCGCGCCGGAGCAGGCCGCTTTCCTGACCTTCCTGACCCGCCTGCTCGGGGTACGGCAGGCGGTGGAGGTGGGCACCTTCACCGGGCTCTCCGCGTTGGCGGTGGCCCGTGGGCTCGCCGAGGGTGGCCGGCTGACCTGCTTCGACATTTCCGAGGAGTACACGTCGGTGGCCCGGCGGTACTGGGCGCGGGCCGGGGTGGCCGACCGGATCGAGTTGCGGATCGGCCCGGCCGCCGAGGGGCTGCACGACCTGCCGCACGAGCGGTACCTGGATTTCGCGTTCGTCGACGCCGACAAGACCGGCTACCCGGTGTACTGGGCGGAGCTGGTGCCCCGGATGCGGCCCGGCGGGGTGATCGCGGTGGACAACGTGCTGCGGGGCGGCCGGGTGCTCGCCCCGCAGAGCGCCGAGGACCGGGCGATCGTCGCGTTCAACGACGAGGTGCTGGCGGACGTCCGGGTGGAGGCGGTGATGCTGCCGGTCGCCGACGGTCTCACCCTGGCCCGGGTGCGCTGA
- a CDS encoding LysE family transporter: protein MFTSTVAGFSVGLALIVAVGAQNAFVLRQGLRREHVLPVVLTCALSDTLLIGAGVGGLGAVVADRPVLLAVVRWGGAAFLLGYAGLAARRAVRPGRLTPAEQPPATLRATLLACLAGAGRPDRAGDGRGRGGAGGGVTARPDGRRAAPRGRVLRDQRRRGRR, encoded by the coding sequence CTGTTCACCTCGACCGTCGCCGGATTCTCGGTCGGCCTCGCCCTGATCGTGGCGGTCGGCGCGCAGAACGCGTTCGTGCTTCGGCAGGGCCTACGCCGGGAGCACGTGCTCCCGGTGGTGCTCACCTGCGCCCTCTCCGACACGCTGCTGATCGGCGCGGGCGTCGGCGGGTTGGGCGCGGTGGTCGCCGACCGGCCGGTCCTGCTGGCCGTGGTCCGCTGGGGCGGGGCGGCGTTCCTGCTCGGGTACGCCGGGCTCGCCGCCCGCCGGGCGGTACGACCCGGTCGACTCACCCCGGCCGAGCAGCCGCCCGCCACCCTCCGGGCCACCCTCCTGGCCTGCCTGGCGGGTGCTGGACGGCCTGATCGCGCTGGTGATGGCCGTGGTCGCGGTGGCGCTGGTGGTGGGGTGACCGCGCGGCCCGACGGCCGGCGGGCAGCTCCGCGCGGACGTGTCCTTCGCGACCAGCGGCGGCGCGGACGGCGCTGA
- a CDS encoding MBL fold metallo-hydrolase — MRLTKYGHSCVRVEHDGGVLVVDPGTFSETAEALDGADAVLVTHQHPDHVDAAALARQLDRRPFTLYGPAALAGAVDGLPDVLSPVEVGQSFTAAGIPVRAYGGRHAVIHPDIPVVDNLGYLIDDVVYHPGDALVAPDDVEIDTLFLPIHAPWAKFSESLDFLRAVAPRRAYALHDGLLNANGLGVLDANFRRLSTVDYRRLEPGARIDV, encoded by the coding sequence ATGCGGTTGACCAAGTACGGACACTCCTGTGTCCGCGTCGAGCACGACGGCGGGGTGCTCGTCGTCGACCCGGGCACGTTCAGCGAGACGGCCGAGGCGCTCGACGGCGCGGACGCGGTGCTCGTCACGCACCAGCACCCGGACCACGTCGACGCCGCCGCGCTGGCCCGGCAGCTCGACCGCCGCCCGTTCACCCTGTACGGGCCGGCCGCGCTGGCCGGCGCCGTGGACGGGCTGCCCGACGTGCTGAGCCCCGTCGAGGTCGGGCAGTCGTTCACCGCCGCCGGCATCCCGGTGCGCGCGTACGGCGGTCGGCACGCCGTGATCCACCCCGACATCCCGGTCGTCGACAACCTCGGGTACCTGATCGACGACGTGGTCTACCACCCGGGGGACGCGCTGGTCGCCCCGGACGACGTGGAGATCGACACGCTGTTCCTGCCGATCCACGCGCCGTGGGCGAAGTTCTCCGAGTCCCTGGACTTCCTCCGGGCGGTCGCCCCGCGTCGCGCGTACGCCCTGCACGACGGGTTGCTCAACGCCAACGGGCTCGGTGTGCTGGACGCCAACTTCCGGCGGTTGTCCACCGTCGACTACCGCCGGCTGGAGCCGGGCGCCCGGATCGACGTCTGA
- a CDS encoding GuaB1 family IMP dehydrogenase-related protein — protein MRFLHDAVPGHDLTYNDVFMAPARSDLASRLDVDLSTADGTGTTIPLVVANMTAVAGRRMAETVARRGGITVLPQDIPIEVVANVVAWVKQRHLVHDTALTLGPTDTVGDAIHLLHKRSHGAVIVVDGDCRPIGVVTEADTMSVDRFAQLRHVMSTELHTVPADADPRTGFDRLSAARRRLAPVVDDTGRLVGVLTRQGALRATLYRPAVDDDGRLRVAAAIGINGDVRGKAAALLAAGVDTLVVDTAHGHQERMITALRAVRGLDPAVPVAAGNVVTAEGVHDLVEAGADIVKVGVGPGAMCTTRMMTGVGRPQFSAVLDCARAARELGRHVWADGGVRHPRDVALALAAGASNVMVGSWFAGTYESPGDLYTDLDGRRYKESFGMASARAVSARTADDSPFDRARKAIFEEGISSARMYLDQEHPGVEDLIDEIISGVRSACTYAGARTLAEFHARAVVGVQSTAGYTEGMPLPTSW, from the coding sequence GTGAGGTTCCTTCATGACGCGGTCCCCGGGCACGACCTGACCTACAACGACGTCTTCATGGCGCCGGCCCGCTCCGACCTGGCCTCCCGCCTCGACGTCGACCTGTCCACCGCGGACGGCACCGGCACCACGATCCCCCTGGTGGTGGCGAACATGACGGCGGTGGCGGGCCGACGGATGGCCGAGACGGTCGCCCGACGCGGCGGGATCACCGTGCTCCCGCAGGACATCCCGATCGAGGTGGTGGCCAACGTCGTGGCCTGGGTGAAACAACGCCACCTGGTGCACGACACGGCGCTCACCCTCGGCCCGACCGACACCGTCGGCGACGCGATCCACCTGCTGCACAAGCGGTCGCACGGCGCGGTGATCGTGGTCGACGGCGACTGCCGGCCGATCGGCGTGGTGACCGAGGCCGACACGATGAGCGTGGACCGGTTCGCCCAGCTCCGGCACGTCATGTCCACCGAGCTGCACACCGTGCCGGCGGACGCGGACCCGCGTACCGGCTTCGACCGGCTCTCCGCGGCCCGCCGCCGGCTCGCCCCGGTGGTGGACGACACCGGCCGCCTGGTGGGTGTGCTGACCCGGCAGGGCGCGCTGCGCGCGACCCTCTACCGGCCGGCGGTCGACGACGACGGCCGGCTGCGCGTCGCCGCCGCCATCGGCATCAACGGCGACGTCCGCGGCAAGGCCGCCGCCCTGCTCGCGGCGGGGGTGGACACCCTGGTCGTCGACACCGCGCACGGGCACCAGGAACGCATGATCACCGCGTTGCGCGCGGTGCGCGGCCTGGACCCGGCGGTGCCGGTGGCCGCCGGCAACGTGGTCACCGCCGAGGGGGTACACGACCTGGTCGAAGCCGGCGCGGACATCGTCAAGGTCGGCGTCGGGCCGGGCGCGATGTGCACCACCCGGATGATGACCGGCGTGGGACGGCCACAGTTCTCCGCCGTGCTCGACTGCGCGCGGGCGGCCCGTGAGCTGGGCCGGCACGTCTGGGCCGACGGCGGGGTGCGGCACCCCCGGGACGTGGCGCTGGCGCTGGCCGCCGGGGCGTCGAACGTGATGGTCGGCTCCTGGTTCGCCGGCACCTACGAGTCACCCGGCGACCTCTACACCGACCTCGACGGTCGCCGCTACAAGGAGAGCTTCGGGATGGCCTCGGCGCGGGCGGTCAGCGCGCGCACCGCCGACGACAGTCCCTTCGACCGGGCCCGGAAGGCGATCTTCGAGGAGGGCATCTCGTCGGCGCGGATGTACCTGGACCAAGAACACCCCGGCGTGGAGGACCTGATCGACGAGATCATCTCCGGGGTGCGCAGCGCGTGCACGTACGCGGGCGCGCGCACGCTCGCCGAGTTCCACGCGCGGGCGGTGGTCGGCGTGCAGAGCACCGCCGGCTACACCGAAGGAATGCCCCTACCCACAAGCTGGTGA
- a CDS encoding NAD(P)H-quinone dehydrogenase, with the protein MSQIVIIGGGPAGYEAALVAAQLDADVTVVEAEGAGGACVLWDCVPSKTFIASSEVVTGYRDTEEFGVHSDGLEAVTVDARAVHERVKRLAVAQSGDIHAKLLKAGVTVVAGRARLGEDMLGHTHRVVVAPTDGGPEYSIDADTVLVATGATPRQLPTALPDGERILTWRQVYDLPELPEHLVVVGSGVTGAEFASAYLAMGVQVTLVSSRDRVMPHEDADAAMAIERVFRSRGMSILNNSRANAVRRAGSGVEVELSDGRIVYGSHALIAVGSVPNTAGLNLAEYGVQLAQGGYVTVDRVSRTSVPGIYAAGDCTGLLPLASVAAMQGRIAMWHALGEAVRPLRLRTVSANVFTDPELATVGVAQDEVDSGRMPARSVMLPLSGNPRAKMAGLDDGFVKLFCRPASGQVVGGVVVAPKASELILPITMAVENNLTVNELAQTFTIYPSLSGSIGEAARQLMLHELE; encoded by the coding sequence GTGAGCCAGATAGTGATCATCGGTGGGGGACCGGCCGGGTACGAGGCGGCGCTGGTCGCCGCCCAGCTCGACGCCGATGTCACCGTGGTGGAGGCCGAGGGCGCCGGGGGCGCGTGCGTGCTCTGGGACTGCGTCCCGTCCAAGACCTTCATCGCCAGCTCCGAGGTGGTGACCGGCTACCGGGACACCGAGGAGTTCGGGGTGCACTCCGACGGCCTGGAGGCGGTCACCGTCGACGCGCGGGCCGTGCACGAGCGGGTCAAGCGGCTGGCCGTGGCCCAGTCCGGCGACATCCACGCCAAGCTGCTCAAGGCCGGGGTGACGGTGGTCGCCGGCCGGGCCCGGCTCGGCGAGGACATGCTCGGCCACACCCACCGGGTGGTGGTCGCCCCGACCGACGGCGGCCCGGAATACTCCATCGACGCGGACACCGTGCTGGTCGCCACCGGGGCGACCCCCCGCCAGCTCCCCACCGCCCTGCCCGACGGCGAGCGCATCCTCACCTGGCGGCAGGTCTACGACCTGCCCGAGCTGCCCGAGCACCTGGTCGTGGTCGGCTCCGGCGTGACCGGCGCCGAGTTCGCCAGCGCGTACCTGGCGATGGGGGTGCAGGTCACCCTGGTCTCCAGTCGGGACCGGGTGATGCCGCACGAGGACGCCGACGCCGCCATGGCCATCGAACGCGTCTTCCGCTCCCGGGGCATGAGCATCCTCAACAACTCGCGCGCCAACGCGGTCCGCCGCGCCGGCAGCGGCGTCGAGGTCGAGCTCTCCGACGGGCGCATCGTGTACGGCTCACACGCGCTGATCGCGGTCGGCTCGGTGCCGAACACCGCCGGCCTCAACCTGGCCGAGTACGGCGTCCAGCTCGCCCAGGGCGGCTACGTCACCGTCGACCGGGTCTCCCGGACCAGCGTCCCCGGCATCTACGCGGCCGGCGACTGCACCGGTCTGCTCCCACTGGCCAGCGTGGCCGCCATGCAGGGCCGGATCGCCATGTGGCACGCGCTCGGCGAGGCGGTCCGGCCGCTGCGGCTGCGGACCGTCTCGGCGAACGTCTTCACCGACCCGGAGCTGGCCACCGTGGGCGTGGCGCAGGACGAGGTGGATTCCGGGCGGATGCCGGCCCGCTCGGTGATGCTGCCGCTGTCCGGCAACCCGCGGGCCAAGATGGCCGGGCTCGACGACGGCTTCGTGAAGCTGTTCTGCCGCCCGGCCAGCGGCCAGGTGGTGGGCGGGGTGGTGGTCGCGCCGAAGGCCAGCGAGCTGATCCTGCCGATCACCATGGCCGTGGAGAACAACCTCACCGTCAACGAGCTGGCCCAGACGTTCACCATCTACCCGTCGCTGTCCGGCTCGATCGGCGAGGCGGCCCGCCAGTTGATGCTGCACGAGCTGGAGTGA
- a CDS encoding biotin carboxylase N-terminal domain-containing protein produces MRKVLIANRGEIAVRVIRACRDAGLGSVAVYADSDRDALHATLADEAYALGGDTAAETYLRVDRLLDVAARAGADAVHPGYGFLSENADFAQAVIDAGLTWIGPTPQAIRDLGDKVTARHIAQRAGAPLVPGTPDPVAGPEDVLAFAAEHGLPVAIKAAFGGGGRGLKVARTMAEIPQLFESATREAVAAFGRGECFVERYLDQPRHVEAQVLADRHGAVVVVGTRDCSLQRRHQKLVEEAPAPFLTEAQRAQIHASAKAICREAGYHGAGTVEYLVGRDGTISFLEVNTRLQVEHPVTEETAGIDLVREQFRIADGEKLRFTEDPTPRGHAIEFRINGEDPGRDFLPAPGTVTALRLPTGPGVRVDTGISAGDVIGGNFDSLLAKVIVTGETRVEALERARRALDEMVVDGMATALPFHRLVVRDPAFTAAPFTVHTRWIETEFDNTVPPFTAAAGPAGPPAERETVVVEVAGKRLEVTLPTGLGAGTATASPAGRRAPRRGGRSGAAPTVSGDTLTSPMQGTIVKIAVADGDTVAEGDLVVVLEAMKMEQPLYAHRAGTVAGLAAEVGAVVSAGAAICAIS; encoded by the coding sequence GTGCGTAAGGTCCTCATCGCCAACCGGGGCGAGATCGCCGTCCGGGTGATCCGCGCCTGCCGGGACGCCGGCCTGGGCAGTGTCGCCGTCTACGCCGACTCCGACCGGGACGCGCTGCACGCCACGCTCGCCGACGAGGCGTACGCGCTGGGCGGCGACACCGCCGCCGAGACGTACCTGCGGGTCGACAGGTTGCTGGACGTGGCCGCGCGGGCCGGCGCGGACGCGGTCCACCCCGGGTACGGCTTCCTGTCGGAGAACGCCGACTTCGCGCAGGCGGTGATCGACGCCGGGCTGACCTGGATCGGCCCGACCCCGCAGGCGATCCGCGACCTGGGTGACAAGGTGACCGCCCGGCACATCGCCCAGCGGGCCGGCGCGCCCCTGGTGCCCGGCACCCCGGATCCGGTGGCCGGTCCGGAGGACGTGCTGGCCTTCGCCGCCGAACACGGCCTGCCGGTGGCCATCAAGGCCGCCTTCGGCGGTGGCGGGCGGGGCCTGAAGGTGGCCCGGACGATGGCGGAGATCCCGCAGCTCTTCGAATCGGCCACCCGCGAGGCGGTGGCCGCGTTCGGCCGGGGCGAGTGTTTCGTGGAGCGGTACCTGGACCAGCCCCGGCACGTGGAGGCGCAGGTCCTGGCCGACCGGCACGGCGCCGTGGTCGTGGTGGGCACCCGGGACTGCTCCCTGCAACGCCGGCACCAGAAGCTGGTCGAGGAGGCTCCCGCCCCGTTCCTGACCGAGGCGCAGCGGGCGCAGATCCACGCGTCGGCGAAGGCGATCTGCCGGGAGGCCGGCTACCACGGCGCGGGCACGGTGGAGTACCTGGTCGGCCGGGACGGCACCATCTCGTTCCTGGAGGTCAACACCCGGTTGCAGGTGGAGCATCCGGTGACCGAGGAGACCGCCGGCATCGACCTGGTCCGGGAGCAGTTCCGGATCGCCGACGGCGAGAAGCTGCGCTTCACGGAGGATCCGACGCCACGCGGGCACGCGATCGAGTTCCGGATCAACGGCGAGGACCCGGGCCGGGACTTCCTGCCCGCCCCGGGCACGGTGACCGCGCTGCGGCTGCCCACCGGCCCCGGCGTGCGGGTGGACACCGGCATCTCGGCCGGCGACGTGATCGGCGGGAACTTCGACTCGCTGCTGGCCAAGGTGATCGTCACCGGCGAGACCCGGGTCGAGGCGCTGGAGCGGGCCCGCCGGGCGCTCGACGAGATGGTGGTCGACGGGATGGCCACCGCGTTGCCGTTCCACCGGCTGGTGGTCCGGGATCCGGCGTTCACCGCGGCGCCGTTCACGGTGCACACCCGGTGGATCGAGACGGAGTTCGACAACACCGTGCCGCCGTTCACCGCCGCCGCCGGGCCCGCCGGCCCGCCGGCGGAACGCGAGACCGTCGTGGTCGAGGTGGCCGGCAAGCGGCTGGAGGTCACCCTCCCCACCGGCCTCGGCGCGGGTACGGCCACCGCGTCGCCGGCCGGGCGGCGGGCGCCCCGTCGGGGTGGCCGGTCCGGGGCGGCCCCGACGGTCAGCGGTGACACGCTCACCTCCCCCATGCAGGGCACCATCGTGAAGATCGCGGTGGCCGACGGTGACACCGTCGCCGAGGGTGACCTGGTGGTGGTCCTGGAGGCGATGAAGATGGAGCAGCCGTTGTACGCGCACCGGGCCGGCACGGTCGCCGGGCTGGCCGCCGAGGTGGGCGCGGTCGTCTCCGCCGGCGCCGCCATCTGCGCCATCTCCTGA